Below is a genomic region from Treponema sp. OMZ 798.
ATAACAGGCCCTTCTTATAAAGACCTTCCATGGATAAAGGAAGAAGGAGGAGGGGCGGTATCGTTTGCATTAAGCAAAACGGAGAGCGAAAGTTTTGACAAAAATATAGGAGTGTCAGGAGGACATTTAAGCGGCAGCATAGGCTTTAATTCAGGTACAAGTGAACAAACACAAGGTTACATGGATATAAACGGAGACGGGTATCCTGACATATTAAAAACGGAAAACGGATATCTTTTAGTTCAGTATGGCCAGGATAATCTAAAGTTTGAAAAAGAAAAAGGTCTTTCGGGAGCTTCTTTAAGTTCAAATACTAATTCGTCAAAAGTTGTAGGCTCTGCAGTAGGCCTTTCAGGTTCATTAAAAGCGGTAAGAGATAGTAAGGGGAAGATAAAAAGTGTAACGGTAGCCCCATCCGGTGATACCCCCTACGGTATATCCGGAAATGCCGGAGTTAATTATTCAAATGGAAATCAAAGTCAAGAGGCGGGGTTACTAGATGTAAACGGAGATGGGCTTGCCGATTATAAAAATGGGGCAGAGACAAGGCTAAACATAGGAGATGAATTTAAAAAAGCGGGAGGATGGAATACAGAATATATATCTTCCGGAAAGGTAGAAAGTGCAGGGGGAAATATAGGAGGCGGATTTAATGCTCCTATTGGCATTTTTTATGGAGGAGCAAGCTTTGGAGTAAGTGCCAACATAAGCAGAAGCACTACGGAAGAAATATTGACAGATATAAACGGCGACGGTCTTCCCGATAAACTAAGCACGGCAGAAAATGGAAATTATAAAATAAGAATAAATACAGGCAGAGGTTTTTCCTCTAAAGAAAAAAACATTTGTATTGGAAAACTTGAAATCCCTGAGTATGCAAGATTTTTTAAAGAGATGATAAGTAAGGTTGTAGAACAAACGGAGAAAATACAAATTCCTTATAAGCCGCAAAAAATTGCAGGAGATTTTATAACGGAAAAAATAGATAAGATATTAGCAATACCTTCTTCTCTTGAGTTTAACACAAGCCGAAGCATAGGCATATCCGGAAGTCTTTCAGGACAGGTAGGTATTCCGGTGTGGAGCCCTCCTAAAGTCTCATTGATATTTAATTTTTCAGGCGGAGGTAACGGAAACTATAGTGAAAGTGAGGTAAGTTTAAGATTATTCGATATAGACGGGGACGGATTAATAGACAGAGTGTTTAACATAGGAGGAGATAATAAACTATACGTCCAGCGTAACCTTTTAGGAAAGGTAGGCTTACTAAAAAAGATAAAGTTACCCCAAGGCGGAAGCTACGAATTAAAATATGAGAGGGTAGGAAACACGGTAGAGCTTCCCCAAAGTAAATACGTATTAAGTGAAGTAACTGCAAAATCGGGATTAAAAAGTAAAACAGGCAACAGCCAAGAGTATACAACCTATTATAGTTACCACGACGGCTATTATAACAGAATAGAAAAAGAATTCTACGGCTTTAAAACCGTAAAAAGTAAAAACGCAATAGGCACTGTAACTGAAACGGAATACTACACAGACTCTTACTACCGCAAAGGTATGGTAAAACGTGAAATAATAAGAAACGGAAACCGAGTATACTCAATAAAAGAATACGAGATAGACACAGCACCCCATGCGAGAATAAAAAAAGAAACTAACACAATACGAGAAAACTACAACGAAATAAAAACCGAAAGCGAATACGACTACGATAAATACGGGAACGTTACAAAACTTTACGATAAGGGAGAGGTAACAAACACAAACGATGACCTCATAGCGGAAATAACATATTGGAAAGGGGGAAGAGAAGAAGCGTACTTTAAAGCCCACCCCGAAAAAATACATGTCCTGCACGGAAAGACGGGAACTCTTTTGCGTAAAAGGGAGGGTGCATACGACAGCAGAACAGGAGCCTTAACGGAATTAAAACAATACACGTCGCATGGAGCATATCTTGTAAACCGTATAGAATGGACAGAGGAAGGAAACATAAAAGCGGTAACAAGCCCGACAGGTAAAAAAGCGGAATACAAATACCTTGACGGCATATATCCTATCGAAATAAAAGAGATAAGCTCTAAAGGAGATAAATCTTACACGAGCACAATAAAATGGAATACAGCCTTAGGGGTAAAGGTAGAAGAAACAGACAGTGCAGGAAACTTCATGACCTACAGTTACGACAACTTTGGACGGGTAACAGAGGTGAGAAGCCCCTACGACTTTGAAAGAGACAAAGACACCGAAAAAATCATCGGACCAGGAAAAACTCCTTATGCAAAATACACATACATTACTCCAAAAGATTCCTTTTGGTACACCGTAACCGAAAACAAAATAAGCACCGAAGCCGACGATACGGCGGTTATGAAAACAATAGTACTCCATGACGGTCTGGGAAGAATAAGCTATACAGCAAAAGAAGGGGAAGTGTACATCGACGGAACCGATGAGCAAACACAAACAGGCTGGAATATTTCAAGTGCAATAAACTATGATGAAGCAGGGCGAAAGATAGAAGAAGGAATGCCCTTCTTTTACGGAGGGAACTTAGAACAAGAACTGGTAAATAAAAATTCTTATGAAGCCCTTGAAGCGTTTTATGAGCTTAACAATTTTACAACCATACGGAACGGAACAAAATACGAATATGACGACATAGACCGAAACATATTAACGGTTTTACCTGACGGGCACACACAAAGAAATGAATACTCGATAGACTCTTCTTTACAAATAACAAAGGCAACTGACCCGAAAGAAAACGTAAGCATAAGCAAAAAAGATGCACGGGGAAACATAAAAGAAGTAGAACGCTTAGATAAAAACAATACTATATTAACCAAAGCCCGATACGAATACTCTGTCCTCGGAGAAATGCTAAAAGCCTACGATGCTAAAGACAACCTATTGGCAGTAAACTACGATATGCTAGGACGGCGGATAAGTTTAGAAAGTAAGGACACTGGCAAAAAAGAATGGATATACGACGATAAAGGAAGGCTTCAAGCAGAAACCGATTCGGTATTAAAAAACAAGGCAGCCGAAATAAGATACGAGTATGACGGCTTTGACCGCATAATAAAGACGGATTATCCTTTTAGCCAAGACATAGAATATAAATATGGAGCTCCCGGACAAAATGGCGCCGGACAAATAGTCTACAAAAAAGATGAGACTGGAGAAACAAGATATAAGTACGGCTATCTCAATGAAGTAACAAAGGAAACTCGAACCATCAACCGCTATGGAGCGGGAACTAATCCTGAAACAGCCTCTTTTGAATACCGCTCTGACTATCTTGGGCGAATGCAGAGTATGAAATACCCTGACGGAGAAACCATAACCTACACCTATGATAAAGGCGGACAGTTAAAGGGAGTGAGCGGCGTAAAAACCTCGTCAAAGGGAACGGCTGAATACTCTTACGTAGATAAAATCATTTATGACGAACACGCACAAAGAGTTTACATACGCTACGGAAACGGAGTAGAAACAAGATACAGGTACGATGAGAAGCGGCGTTGGTTAGATACAATAGAAACTAAAAATAACCAAACTCAAGATGTCTTTCAAAAAATAAAGTACTCATTCGACCCTGTCGGAAACGTCCTAGGCTATAATAATGATGCAAGTACTTATGAAACAAAACAAACATACTCTTACGATAATCTTTACCAGCTTATAAGCGTAGAGGGTACAAGTAACCAATACAAGGCTAAAAAAAGCTCTGGAACAACACCTGTAAGCATTGCAAAATACAGACAAACCTTTGCCTTTGATGGCATAGGAAACATGAAAGAAAAATTAAGCACCACAAACATACCCGGTGCACAAGGAAACTCCTATCCCAAGGCTGAACTTGACTATAGCTTAAATTACGAGTATGACCCTGCCTATGCACACCGTCTAATAAGAGCCGGCAACCGATACTACCGCTATGACGCAAACGGTAATATCACAGCCGAAAAAGACGGACCTTTCACAGATGAAGAAGAGTTTGTATTTACATACTCATACTTTGAAAATGAAGACGTATACGGTGCCGACTACGGCTTCGGGCTTGACGCACCTAAAGAAACGGAACAGTCAAACCCGCAAGACCTATTTGCCTACAGAAGAAATTACACTTGGAATGAAAGAAATTTACTCACTAAATCAAGTGACCGAAACTTTACCGTACACTACCGCTATGGTGAAGACGGACAGAGGGCACTTAAGTACACCGATGAGGGAAGAAGTGAAACCTTATACTTTAATAACTTCTTTACGATACACATACCCACACAAGACCAAAACAACCCTCAAGGCTTAAGAGTACACAAACATATATTCGTAGGAAACTCAAGGCTTGTAACCGCGATGACACATACGGATAACCAAGGCGACAACGATGAGCAAAAGGCAAAGCGGTACTACTATCATTCAGACCACCTTGGAAGTGCACAATTTGTAACAGATTGGAAAGGCAGGCAGTACGAGCATATTGAATACACGCCGTATGGCGAACTCTGGGTTGAAGAAGTTGCTGCGGGGTTGGACAAGTTACCTTTCCGCTTTACGGGTAAGGAGCTTGACGAAGAGACCGGGCTGTATTATTACGGGGCGAGGTACTTAGACCCTAAATACAGTAGATGGTTGAGCGGGGATCCGGCGTTAAATGACTATATACCCAAAGCACCGATAAACGATGAAGCAAAGAAACATAATGAAAACCTGCCGGGAATGGGCGGCGTGTTTAATACCGTCAATCTTCACGTGTACCATTATGCTGGGAATAATCCGGTGAAGTATACCGATCCGGATGGGAATGCATCAATTCTTATGCGACAGATAGATGCTGGATTAAATGCAAAATATGATTCGGGACATGCTCTTGGGAAATATTTTGATTTTGCAAAGCATTCATTAATTGATTATGGCAGTTTAAAGTCATTTAGAGATTCGTATGGACTAATTCATCAACTAGGAAAAAAATTAGGAATATTAAAGAGAGAAGTAACAAAAAATGATGAATATATCATAAAATATACAAATATGGATGATAACATTACTAAGCAAGCTGTTGAAAATGTTTTGGATATGAAAAGGTTTGGAGGGAGACTAGAAGATGGAAGACATAATAATGACAATGCAAAACAAAAATATAAAATTCTGATAAATGATTGTAATGCATTTACAAGAACTGTATTCAAAGAATACAAAAAATTATGGAAAGAAAATTGGAAAAAAGAGAATAATTCTACTAGTAGATATCAGGCATGGAAAGCGTGGAGAAGACATTATAAAGAAATTTCTGCCAGACGCAATGAAGAAATTCAAATTAAACATTAAAGGAGATATTGTAACATGAAAAAAATACTATTTTTTGTAATTTTATTATTATCTTTTCACCTATTGCAGCTATTTTGCTATGGTTGTGTTGAAATAGAAATGGATGATAATAATAAAAAACGAATAGAAAATTTTATGTCAAATTTTTATACAAGAATCTTTGATTTATCTGCTGAAGAATATGAAGATATTTTTTATAAAAAATTAGTCTCTATTTCTTTTTGTTATGATGGCGTTAATGGGGGTGGTGCTGTATTTAAAAAATTTTTAGATTGTACCGCTTTACCTGAAAATAAAAAAACTAATGAAATAGAACAGCCTTTAGAGCAAATTTTTTTATTTGGTAATGGAAAGAATGCTCGAGAGTTTATAAAGCAGTTTGAAAATATTGATATGTTTATAGAAAAAAATAAAGCAAAAATAGTATGGTTTTCAGGATTTGATGTAGGAGTTGCAGCTTTTGATATCCCCAATGAAAATTGCTGTAGCTTTGATCAAGATTTGCTTTTGGTAATTAACAAAGAAAGGTTTAATGTAAAGGCAACTGCTCTATTATATGTTGATGAGGAAAATATTTTTTTGGCATATATTTTTTTTGAAATAAAAAACTTGGAGGAAAAATCAAAAACTATTTAGTTAAAATAGCTAAGTGTTAAAAATATTATGAAACCAAAACCTTGCATTTTTCCAAAGCCCAACTATCTCTTTCGGACAGCGATTGAAGCAGAAATCCTTTTTGCGGTGTGTTTAAACAAAAAGCAAGCTCTGACCGGAGGAAAGAGCCTTGCCTGTGAAGATAAATACAGCAAAAAGATTGGAGCGGTATTGGTGCAGCAAGCCGATAGGCGCAGCTTCGAAGCAAGCGCGATGCCGGTATTTGTGTACTTTTACATAATTATGATAGTACACAAGTGTCAGCAGTCCGCCGCTCAAAGCTGCTTAGGCACCTTTGAGCTTCGAGTTTTGCCATTCGGCAAAACATCGGGGATTAAACTTTTAAATTTACTAAGTAACTCCACTGACAGGACTTTTGAAAATAGGCGGAGCAGATACAAGGAGTTAGGCAAAAAAGTACCGCAGGCGTATCGGGTATACGTCGAGGACACTTTTTTGCCGTGCGACGCAGGAGATGCCCGTATATTTTCAAAAGAAGTAATCCATGACGGCTTAGGACGCATAAGCTATACAGCAAAAGAAGGGGAAGTGTACATCGACGGAACAGCCGATTCTACCCAAACAGGCTGGAATATTTCAAGTGCAATAAACTATGATGAAGCAGGACGAAAGATAGAAGAAGGAATGCCCTTCTTTTACGGAGGAGATTTAGAACAAGAACTATCAAGTAAAAACTCTTATCAAGCCCTTGAAGCGTTTTACGAACTAAATAATTTTACAACGATAAGAAACGGAACAAAATACGAGTATGACGATATAGACAGGAACATCTTAACTACACTTCCTGACGGACACAAACAAAAAACGGAGTATTCGATAGAAAGCTCTTTACAAATAACAAAAACAACCGACCCATTGGAAAACGTAAGCATAAGTAAAAAAGATGCAAGAGGAAACATACGGGAAGTAGAGAGGCTGGACAAAAACAATACCTTACTTACCAAAGCCCGATACGAATATTCGGTATTAGGAGAAATGTTAAAAGCCTACGACGCAAAGGACAACCTTTTGGCAGTAAACTACGACATGCTCGGAAGACGCATAAGCTTAGAAAGCCTTGACATGGGAAGAAAAGAATGGAACTATGACGATAAGGGAAGACTTGAATATGAAAGCGACTCCGTATTAAGATCAAAATTAGCATCAATAAAATACGAATACGACGGACTGGACAGAATAATAAAAATAGACTATCCCTTTAGTGAAGATGTGGAATATGAATACGGCCCTCCCGGCGATAAAGGCGCCGGCGAGATAATCCGCAAAAAAGACGAAACGGGAGAAACAATGTACAGCTACGGCCAACTAAATGAGGTAAAGGTAGAAACACGGACAATAAAGAGGGGAAGAGAATTTCAAAAGCCCGTAACTGCCGTGTTTAACTACGAAGCCGATTACTTAGGCCGAATGCAAAGCATAAGCTACCCTGACGGAGAAGTGCTGACTTACAGCTACGACAAAGGAGGACAATTAAAAGGAGTTATAGGCACAAAAGGAATAGAAACCTATAAATATGTAGACAATATCTTATACGATGAACACTCACAAAGAGTCTACATCAAATACGGCAACGGAGTAGAAACAAGATACACCTACGACCCTGCACGGCGTTGGCTAAAAGACATCAAGACAGAAAACAAAGATAAGAATTTGGTATTCCAAAAAATAAACTATAACTTTGATGCAGTAGGCAATGTAGAGGGGTATACAAACACTTCAAGCAAATACGAAACAAGCCAAAACTACAGCTACGATGCCCTCTATCAACTTATAAAAGCCGAAGGAACGCACAAACAATACGGAGGAATAAACCCTAACCCCGATAACCCGCATCCTTCAACTCCCTTACACACAAATAAATACAGACAAACCTTTGCCTTCGACATAATAGGGAATATGACGAATAAGAGCAGCACCACAAACCTTCCCGGAGGCTCAATAGGAACTACGGATGACACAAAATTAAACTATGAACTAGACTACGAATATGACAGTAAATACGCACACCGCTTAATAAGAGCCGGAACCCGTTATTACCGCTACGACGCCAACGGCAACATAACGGCCGAAAAAGACGGCCCCTTTACAGAAAAGGAAGATTTTACATTTACCTACTCCTACTTTGCAGAACATGACGTATACGGCGTAGATTACGGCTTTGACTTAGAACCCCCTGAAGATGACCCTGCAAACCTGGAAGTAGGCACAACCACAGGAGGCGGAATACAAGGCGGTTACCGAAGAGATTATACATGGAATGAACGCAACCTATTGATAAAATCAGACGATAAGTTAAACACAGTAATATACCGCTACGGAGATGACGGACAGAGAGCATTAAAGTTTACTCAACAGAGTAATAGCGAAACTTTATACTTTAATAATTTCTACTCGGTACACCAAGTTGCCCATGAACCTAATCACGAACATGGATTACGAGTAAGCAAACACATCTTTGTCGGAAACTCGCGATTAGTAACTGCAATGACACATGCGGATAATAATGGAGACACAACGGAACAAACCGAAAAAAGATATTATTATCATGCAGATCATTTACAGAGTGCACAGTTTATAACAAATGCCAGAGGCGAACAGTATGAACATATAGAATATACACCATACGGAGAGTTATGGATAGAAGAAACTGCTCCCGGAATCGATAAGTTACCATTTAGGTTTACAGGTAAAGAACTGGATGAAGAGACTGGATTATACTACTATGGGGCAAGGTATCTTGATCCGAAGTATTCGAGGTGGTTGAGCGGGGATCCAGCGCTGAATGATTACATACCCAAGGCTCCTATTGACGATGAGGCAAAAAAACACAACGAGAACTTGCCGGGAATGGGAGGCGTGTTTAATACCGTCAATCTTCACGTGTACCATTACGCAGGGAATAATCCGGTGAAGTATACTGATCCTACCGGTAAGTTTTTTATCATTGATGATTTAATAGGGGCGGTAATTCAATCGATTCGTGATAATAATTGGTCAAATTTTGGAGAGAAATTTAAATCTAATTTTATTAATACATGGAAATTGATAGGTCATTCAATAGCAATGTTACCGCAGACCCTGTGGTTTGCACCACAAGAAATTCTTGGATTACTATTAGGGTATGGTTGTATTCTTGGATCAGGAGGAACCGTTGATTGGGATGGCGGTTTTACATATGTAAATATGACAGATTCTTCATGGGATGAGAGGGGAATAACCCTAGGAAGTATTGGTATAGGGGATCCTGATGTAAAATCGCATGAAAAAGGACATTATTACCAATCGTGGATATTGGGGCCCTTATATTTATTTGTCATAGGGATACCAAGCGGTATTCATGCTGCGTTGCATAATACAAATAAATGTAATAGATGTAATGAATTGTATGGAAATGGAGATGAAAAGGCTTATAAGCATTTCTGGACGGAGCAATGGGCTGAAAAATACAATAAAGAAAAGAATAAAGAAGAAAAAAAATAATTGAAATAAGGAGTGCTGTATGAGAAAAATATACATAATATGTATAGCCGTAATAACGATGAGTCTAACATCATGTCTTCCTAGTGCGAGGCTTTATATACTCAATGCAACTGATGACCCTATTTTAGTGGAAGTAAAAACTATCTATCAGGTATCAAGTGATAAATTCTATGATGTTAAAGTTCGATATGATGGACGGATGTCTTTTAAAAAAGACGAAGAAACTAGTTTTGGTCTTTCTGTTGCATTGGCTCCGATAGTCCTAAAACCTTCAGAGTTTGCCAGCTTAGTTAGTAGAGCCGATAGTTTGGATATTCTGCTTAGTATGGGGTTTGGTATTTCTATTTCACGAGATGAAGATGGTAAAGAATTTATAGATATGGATAAAATTATTAAAGCATTAGATACGGTGTTTATTGAAATGAATGTGTATAAAATCGTACCGAATGAAAATGGTAGAGAATTATTATACACTAAAACAGATATTTTGAATGAGAAAAATATCTGTTGTTATTTATTCGATTTAAAAAAAGAAATTGATATTGACAAAAAGTATAAGGAATTTTTAAAAAAACGTTTTCTTAGTAATGATTTTTATATAGTTATAAGGGAAAAAACCGAAGAAGGAAAAAATGAAGATTAGTTATTATTCACAGCTTAACTATCTCCCTCGGACAGCGATTGGAAGGGAGCAAAAGCAATTTATAAAAATTGCTTTTGCTGTACATCTTTCCGCAGTAATTTCTGCGGAAAGATACCGAAGCGATAGCGGAGCCCTGAAAAGCGCGATGCTGACACTTGTGTACTTTTACATAATTATGATAGTACACAAGTGTCAGCAGTCTGCCAAAAGAAAGTTATTATTAAATAAAAACAGCTTATCAGAGGTTTTTCCGCTTACGGTAGGAAACGGAAAAACAATGGCTTTTGAAAATAGACATGATGGATGCAAGGAGCGAGAAAAAATTAACCGCAGGCGTACTTTATGTACGTTGAGGATTAATTTTTTTGAAGCGACGCCGCAGACGGCGTGTATATTTTCAAAAGAGGTAGAAGGATACATAAACACGTCTAGTAAATATGAAACAAGCCAAAGCTACAGTTATGACAATTTGTACCAACTCATAAAAGCCGAAGGAACGCACAAACAATACGGAGGAATAAACCCTAACCCCGATAACCCGCATCCGTCAAATCCCTTACACACAAATAAATACAGGCAAACCTTTGCCTTCGACATAATAGGGAATATGACGAATAAGAGCAGTACTACGAACATTCAAGGCGGCTCAATAAGCAGTGATGACACAAAATTAAACTATGAACCGGATTATGAGTATGACAGTAAATATGCACACCGCTTAATAAGAGCGGGTAACCGTTATTACCGATACGACGCCAACGGCAACATAACGGCCGAAAAAGACGGGTCATTCACGGACAAAGAAGATTTTACATTTACCTACTCCTACTTTGCAGAACACGATGTATACGGCGTAGACTACGGCTTTGACCTAGAACCCCCTGAAGATGACCCTGCAAACCTAGAAAGTGGAGGCACAACAAGTACTACACCTACAGGAGGCTATCGACGGGACTACACATGGAACGAAAGAAATCTCTTGATAAAATCGGACGATAAGTTAAACACAGTAATATACCGCTACGGAGATGACGGACAGAGAGCCTTAAAGTTTACTCAACAGAGTAATAGCGAGACATTGTATTTTAATAATTTCTACTCGGTACACCAAGTTGCCCATGAACCCAACCACGAACATGGATTACGAGTAAGTAAACACATCTTTGTCGGAAACTCAAGATTAGTAACCGCCATGACTCACGCCGATAACCATGGAGACACAACAGAGCAAACAGAGAAAAGATACTACTACCATGCCGACCACCTACAAAGCGCACAGTTCATAACCGATGTCAGAGGCGAACAATATGAGCATATAGAGTATACGCCTTATGGAGAGCTTTGGATAGAGGAAACAGCACCGGGAATAGATAAGTTACCGTTTAGGTTTACCGGCAAGGAACTGGATGAAGAGACGGGGCTGTACTATTATGGTGCGAGGTATCTTGATCCGAAGTATTCACGGTGGTTAAGCGGGGATCCGGCGTTAAATGATTACATACCAAAAGCACCCATTGATGACGAGGCTAAAAAACACAACGAGAATTTACCGGGAATAGGAGGAGTATACAATACGATAAACTTACATGTATATCATTATGCCGGAAATAACCCGGTGAAGTATACCGATCCGGATGGACGGGATATAATTTTGTTGAATAGATCATATGGCGCTGGTGGTTTTGGACATAATGCTGTGTTAATTGGAAATGATACCGATGGATGGTATTATTATAGTAAGGATGGTAAAGCGGATGGAAATCAAAATGGAATTCGATTTGATAATTTAAATGCTTTCAGACAAGCTAACAACAAGGTTGTGGGAAAAAATAATGAATATGGTGCTAGTTTTAATTATGATAAAGGATATCAGTTGAAAACAACACCCGAGGAAGATGCACAAATGCAAGCTTATGCAGCAGGTAGCAGGTAGAGTTAATAAAGATTATTCGCTTTTTGCTGAAAATACAGAACAATTTCTTGATTTTTCTGGTGGATGGAAACAGAGACCCAGCTGGAAATCGATAGCACTTGAAGATAATAAAGCAGAAAATTGTGCCGATTTTTCCGGTAAAGTTATAGAATTTGGTGGTAAAGGGGCGTTTTTTCCGAATATATTTGGAGCAACTATACCTAATACCCAATATAAAAATTTTAAGAACGCACATCCTAAAGGAAAAATCCTAAATTTTAACCCGCTTCCACCAGGAGAATATAATTATGAAAAAGTGGATCGTATGTATGAGTACATGTATGGATTGTAAATATAACAATTAAGTATGAGGAATTATGAAATGGCGAAAAAGTCAAGATTAGTATTATTTGTAGTTTTTGCTGTTATCATTGCTATCATAATTAGATACCAACTTGATAAATATATCATTGCAGAATGTAAAGCAGAATACCTTAAAATAAAAGATCAATTCGTATATGCTAGATATCGAAATAATGAATATGAGTTATGGACTAGTGATGAGTATTTTGTTCTTTCTGAAAAAGAATTCATTGAAAAAAATAAATCTTTAGAAAAACTACATCCGCTTGAGTTTGGAACTTATGGATATCATACATTTATACTGCTTGATGATAATACCATTGTTGCAGGCGGATCCGGAAATATTTTTTATATTGATATACCTACAAAAAAACTTTTAAGGCATTTACGGATGCCTGATAGGAAAGGTGTGTATTTTGATATTTACAATGATAAAGATCTTATATTTATATTTGAGGGCGATGTTTATATCTATGATTATGAATCTGATATAACTGAAAAACAAGAAAGTATAAATATTAAAGAATTTTTTAAAAAACATAAACTTTTTCTGTTTTCAAATAAAATAACATATTCAAAAAAATATAATATTATGTTATACCATGCAGAAGCAACAGTCGACGAGTCTAACCGCACCTTTGATAATGAAATATTTGCTATCAATTTCAATACCTGTGAAACTTCTTTTCTCGGATATGGAAACCATCCCTACAAAGATGCTGCAGGAGAATTATATTATGCATCTAATAATATAATTTATAGATATGATCCTGAGGAGAATAAGACAATAGAATTTTTTACACATAAGAAAACTCTTTTCGAAT
It encodes:
- a CDS encoding RHS repeat domain-containing protein, whose amino-acid sequence is MKISYYSQLNYLPRTAIGREQKQFIKIAFAVHLSAVISAERYRSDSGALKSAMLTLVYFYIIMIVHKCQQSAKRKLLLNKNSLSEVFPLTVGNGKTMAFENRHDGCKEREKINRRRTLCTLRINFFEATPQTACIFSKEVEGYINTSSKYETSQSYSYDNLYQLIKAEGTHKQYGGINPNPDNPHPSNPLHTNKYRQTFAFDIIGNMTNKSSTTNIQGGSISSDDTKLNYEPDYEYDSKYAHRLIRAGNRYYRYDANGNITAEKDGSFTDKEDFTFTYSYFAEHDVYGVDYGFDLEPPEDDPANLESGGTTSTTPTGGYRRDYTWNERNLLIKSDDKLNTVIYRYGDDGQRALKFTQQSNSETLYFNNFYSVHQVAHEPNHEHGLRVSKHIFVGNSRLVTAMTHADNHGDTTEQTEKRYYYHADHLQSAQFITDVRGEQYEHIEYTPYGELWIEETAPGIDKLPFRFTGKELDEETGLYYYGARYLDPKYSRWLSGDPALNDYIPKAPIDDEAKKHNENLPGIGGVYNTINLHVYHYAGNNPVKYTDPDGRDIILLNRSYGAGGFGHNAVLIGNDTDGWYYYSKDGKADGNQNGIRFDNLNAFRQANNKVVGKNNEYGASFNYDKGYQLKTTPEEDAQMQAYAAGSR
- a CDS encoding RHS repeat-associated core domain-containing protein, which encodes MKPKPCIFPKPNYLFRTAIEAEILFAVCLNKKQALTGGKSLACEDKYSKKIGAVLVQQADRRSFEASAMPVFVYFYIIMIVHKCQQSAAQSCLGTFELRVLPFGKTSGIKLLNLLSNSTDRTFENRRSRYKELGKKVPQAYRVYVEDTFLPCDAGDARIFSKEVIHDGLGRISYTAKEGEVYIDGTADSTQTGWNISSAINYDEAGRKIEEGMPFFYGGDLEQELSSKNSYQALEAFYELNNFTTIRNGTKYEYDDIDRNILTTLPDGHKQKTEYSIESSLQITKTTDPLENVSISKKDARGNIREVERLDKNNTLLTKARYEYSVLGEMLKAYDAKDNLLAVNYDMLGRRISLESLDMGRKEWNYDDKGRLEYESDSVLRSKLASIKYEYDGLDRIIKIDYPFSEDVEYEYGPPGDKGAGEIIRKKDETGETMYSYGQLNEVKVETRTIKRGREFQKPVTAVFNYEADYLGRMQSISYPDGEVLTYSYDKGGQLKGVIGTKGIETYKYVDNILYDEHSQRVYIKYGNGVETRYTYDPARRWLKDIKTENKDKNLVFQKINYNFDAVGNVEGYTNTSSKYETSQNYSYDALYQLIKAEGTHKQYGGINPNPDNPHPSTPLHTNKYRQTFAFDIIGNMTNKSSTTNLPGGSIGTTDDTKLNYELDYEYDSKYAHRLIRAGTRYYRYDANGNITAEKDGPFTEKEDFTFTYSYFAEHDVYGVDYGFDLEPPEDDPANLEVGTTTGGGIQGGYRRDYTWNERNLLIKSDDKLNTVIYRYGDDGQRALKFTQQSNSETLYFNNFYSVHQVAHEPNHEHGLRVSKHIFVGNSRLVTAMTHADNNGDTTEQTEKRYYYHADHLQSAQFITNARGEQYEHIEYTPYGELWIEETAPGIDKLPFRFTGKELDEETGLYYYGARYLDPKYSRWLSGDPALNDYIPKAPIDDEAKKHNENLPGMGGVFNTVNLHVYHYAGNNPVKYTDPTGKFFIIDDLIGAVIQSIRDNNWSNFGEKFKSNFINTWKLIGHSIAMLPQTLWFAPQEILGLLLGYGCILGSGGTVDWDGGFTYVNMTDSSWDERGITLGSIGIGDPDVKSHEKGHYYQSWILGPLYLFVIGIPSGIHAALHNTNKCNRCNELYGNGDEKAYKHFWTEQWAEKYNKEKNKEEKK